The following coding sequences lie in one Arachis hypogaea cultivar Tifrunner chromosome 9, arahy.Tifrunner.gnm2.J5K5, whole genome shotgun sequence genomic window:
- the LOC112711399 gene encoding uncharacterized protein, with protein sequence MYPHQAYTVYKEITHTVLMITSFRIFIGNENLLKCASSVITDLLEETTLDLVLSLLHSDQLKLKQKLEVLDSLFTTEGVSEGPTFADCNIAWVSEIFCSSCEGMDRARILIISRVALFINFLRYSFRLDEDIKVSIVQKLHWILDILSEEDVYCHMLVLQLPLLYGSGKTAQLVWQPMFSSLLQAFKTFMIVIYSSTAWGELESFLLENFFHPHFLCWEVIMECWCFVLRHAETQMASSIITKLCSLLKVLASSKSVFLSYSSFRKLARSICLLLTHGAESMVNQVYMSLVGDGRSESSLILCFSLLTEGFPFDLLTDELRNNSIQRILSDYFDFIDNFDETTLLRCPSGLFGIPVFILSACLQSLQVGLSDIDARTLKFLVSITCNYKSSEDKAIKDQCLRLFSETLGIISYLKHLYASNDIGQVIKAVENIFISDSEPPANLYKCKPNLAHFMSGLIHVEMLETDDDAKSRAAWELYHCLLRERHWAFIHLAMTAFGYFAARTKCNQLWRFVPQDAALAYDIVSGVEANKERFMAAFRTFLNKETALLTVAPCPDQLELLVREGLMLKQMVHKFSAIAEERQGFESMEIDDKNQSNKKRKLPDGISRGVELLKSGLKILGDGLSQWQPNQFDTNELHVKCMTQISQLEDVISHFEELAGSSEVQ encoded by the exons ATGTATCCTCATCAAGCCTACACGGTGTACAAGGAGATTACACACACTGTCTTGATGATCACTTCGTTTAGGATCTTTATAGGTAATGAAAATCTTCTGAAATGTGCATCTTCAGTAATTACTGACCTACTGGAGGAAACAACTTTGGATTTGGTATTGTCTCTGCTTCATTCTGATCAACTAAAACTGAAACAAAAGCTTGAGGTACTGGATTCATTGTTCACTACTGAGGGGGTTTCTGAAGGTCCAACTTTTGCTGATTGTAACATAGCATGGGTTAGTGAGATCTTCTGCAGTTCCTGTGAAGGTATGGACAGAGCAAGAATACTAATCATAAGCCGAGTTGCATTGTTCATTAACTTCCTCAGATATTCGTTTAGGCTTGATGAAGATATCAAAGTGTCGATAGTTCAGAAGCTCCATTGGATCTTGGATATCTTAAGTGAGGAAGATGTGTACTGTCACATGCTTGTTTTGCAACTTCCTTTACTGTATGGATCTGGAAAGACTGCACAGCTGGTGTGGCAGCCTATGTTTAGTTCCCTCTTGCAAGCATTCAAAACCTTCATGATTGTGATCTATTCAAGTACAGCTTGGGGAGAGTTGGAGTCTTTCTTATTAGAGAATTTCTTTCATCCGCACTTCCTTTGCTGGGAGGTTATTATGGAATGCTGGTGTTTTGTGCTGCGACATGCTGAAACACAGATGGCAAGTAGCATCATTACCAAGCTATGCTCATTACTTAAGGTGCTAGCATCCTCAAAATCAGTTTTCCTTTCTTATTCTTCCTTCCGAAAGTTGGCAAGATCAATATGCTTGCTTCTGACACATGGCGCAGAATCAATGGTTAACCAAGTGTACATGTCCCTTGTGGGAGATGGGAGATCAGAGTCTTCACTAATTCTGTGTTTTTCTCTGTTAACTGAAGGTTTTCCATTTGATTTACTGACAGATGAATTGAGAAACAATTCCATACAAAGAATTTTGTCTGATTATTTTGACTTCATCGACAACTTTGATGAAACAACATTGTTGAGATGCCCTTCTGGTTTGTTCGGCATTCCAGTTTTTATTCTTTCTGCTTGCCTGCAATCTCT CCAGGTTGGACTATCTGATATTGATGCAAGGACCTTGAAATTTTTGGTTTCAATTACTTGTAACTATAAgagttcagaagacaaagcaatCAAGGATCAATGTCTTCGGCTTTTCAGCGAAACTCTAGGGATCATCTCATATTTGAAGCATTTGTATGCATCAAATGATATTGGACAAGTCATCAAGGCAGTTGAAAATATCTTTATCTCTGACTCTGAGCCTCCTGCAAATTTGTACAAATGCAAACCGAATTTGGCTCATTTCATGTCAGGACTCATACACGTGGAAATGTTGGAAACCGATGATGACGCAAAGAGCCGTGCTGCTTGGGAATTATATCACTGTCTTCTGAGAGAGCGGCACTGGGCATTCATTCACTTGGCAATGACAGCATTTGGATATTTCGCTGCTCGCACAAAGTGCAATCAGCTATGGAGGTTTGTTCCACAAGACGCAGCACTTGCATATGATATAGTTTCAGGAGTGGAGGCAAACAAGGAGAGATTCATGGCTGCATTTAGAACATTTCTTAATAAGGAAACAGCTCTTCTCACTGTTGCACCTTGCCCTGATCAGCTTGAGTTGCTGGTAAGAGAAGGTCTTATGTTGAAACAGATGGTTCATAAGTTTTCAGCCATTGCTGAAGAGAGACAGGGATTTGAGAGCATGGAAATTGATGACAAGAACCaatcaaataagaaaagaaaacttCCAGATGGAATTAGCAGAGGAGTGGAATTGCTGAAAAGTGGTTTGAAGATTCTTGGGGATGGTCTTTCCCAGTGGCAACCAAATCAATTTGACACCAATGAACTGCATGTCAAGTGTATGACTCAGATTTCTCAACTTGAAGATGTCATTAGTCACTTTGAGGAACTAGCTGGAAGCAGTGAGGTACAATAA
- the LOC112711402 gene encoding probable glutathione S-transferase: MEDLKLHGFWFSPFTMRVVWTLKLKGIAYENIEEDRVNKSPELLEYNPVYKKAPVLVHSGKPICESMIIVEYIDEIWPHYSLVPRDPYERAQARFWVNYADQMVPALFAALYFKCGAGEEKENPTEKIWEHLKVIEDQCLSDKRKFFGGDTINIVDIAFGSLFKVLYTIEDVNEVKVIETEKFPLLHSWFNNFKNVTVIKENFPDREKMSATIKSIIEKALASS; the protein is encoded by the exons ATGGAAGATTTGAAGTTACATGGGTTTTGGTTCAGCCCCTTTACTATGAGGGTGGTATGGACCCTAAAGCTGAAGGGTATAGCATATGAGAACATAGAGGAAGACCGGGTCAACAAGAGTCCTGAACTTCTTGAATACAACCCTGTGTATAAGAAGGCTCCAGTGCTTGTTCATTCTGGAAAACCCATATGTGAATCCATGATCATTGTTGAATATATTGATGAGATATGGCCACATTATTCATTGGTTCCTCGTGATCCGTATGAGAGAGCTCAAGCAAGGTTTTGGGTTAACTATGCTGATCAAATG GTTCCTGCATTATTTGCGGCACTCTACTTCAAATGCGGTGCTGGTGAAGAAAAAGAGAACCCAACAGAGAAGATCTGGGAACATCTCAAAGTTATTGAAGATCAATGCCTAAGTGATAAGAGGAAATTCTTTGGAGGGGACACTATTAATATTGTGGACATAGCTTTTGGGTCACTATTCAAAGTTTTATACACTATAGAAGATGTGAATGAAGTGAAGGTCATAGAAACTGAGAAGTTCCCTCTCTTGCATTCATGGTTCAATAATTTCAAGAATGTCACAGTGATCAAAGAAAACTTCCCTGATAGGGAGAAAATGTCAGCTACTATAAAATCTATCATAGAGAAGGCGTTGGCATCTTCCTGA